CTCGGCTTCTCGGCGATGCCGCAGCGGTGGATTTCCTGGCGGCCTTTAACGGGTTTCTCGCTCGACACGGTGCCCGCGGCCCCAACGAGTGGGAGATGGGCTGTGACGTGTGGGGGACAAAGCCGGCGTTGCCGTTGGCCCTCATCGACCGCATACGCCATGCCGACAATGACCATTCTCCGGGTGTCCGGGGGGCTCGACGGGCGACGGACCGTGAAGATGCGGTGGCAGCGGCCCGGCGCCGTGTCCGCCGCCACGAGCGATGGCTGTTTGACCGGGGGCTGCGATGCACGGTGGTTCGCACCCGGGGCCGGGAGCGGTGCAAGACGATTCTGGTGGAGGCCATCCACGAGGGTCGACTCCGACTCCGGGAACTCGGCCGCCGCCTGGCCGAACGCCATCCCGGCGTGGCTCATGATGACCTGTTCTTCGTGACCCTTGACGAGGCCCCCGCCTACCGGGCCGAGCCCGAGGCGTTCGTCGATGTGGTGTCCGCACGACGGGCCATCCGAAATCAGCTGGAGGCGCTCGAACCGCCGTTTTCCTTCACCGGCCGACTCCCACCGACGGACACCTGGCGGCGACGTGCAGATGCGACGACCGTCGAGGTGCTGGCGCCGGGAACCATCCTCACCGGCACGGGCGGCTCACCCGGCGTGGCCCGAGGGCGGGCACGGGTGGTCACCGACCCGTCAGACCCCGGCGACCTAGGACCGGGTGACGTCCTGGTGGCACCGTTGACCGATCCGTCGTGGACACCGTTGTTCGTGCCCGTGGAGGCCGTGGTGGTCGACGTTGGCGGGCAGATGAGCCACGCGGTGATCGTGTCGCGTGAGCTGGGCCTGCCGTGCGTGGTGGCCGCCACCGGAGCGACCACCGCCATTCTCGACGGCACATTGATCGAGGTCGACGGTGCCGCCGGGACGATTCGGATTCTGGGCGACGACTAAGTCAGCCGTGGGCGGAGCGGAACCCGTCCATGAAGTCGACGAGCATCCGGACACTGTCCACCGGGAGGGCGTTGTAGACGCTGGCCCGGATACCACCCACGCTGCGGTGGCCCTTGAGGTTCACCATGCCGGCGTCGGCGGCCTCGGCCACAAACCGCTCCTCCAGGTCCTCGTCGGGCAGGCGGAACACGATGTTCATCTGTGATCGGCTGGCCTCGTCGACCGGGCAGGCGTACCACCCGTCGCTCCCGTCGATGGCTCCGTAGAGGATTGAAGCTCGCTCTGCGGCCCGCTGCTCGAAGGTGGCCAGACCGCCCTCGGTCTGCATCCAGCGAAGCACCTTGCCCATGACGTAGATGGCGAACATGGGGGGCGTGTTGGCCATTGAGTCGTTGGAGTCATGGGTGGCGTAGTCGAGGTA
This genomic stretch from Acidimicrobiales bacterium harbors:
- a CDS encoding PEP-utilizing enzyme; the protein is MARQHMEGDAQGELADFGLGPYVHGTPSRRFPVYTRGNAGEVYPQPVFPLTSAMAKALAGDSTGDFLRSTGMLTDAECDEDADVFMGVFGGYTYINLSVTRVVAIRTPGTSIDDADAPFLGAEGLAPEHVADRRDRNWSATVRGLRYGWRVLANPDLPALDDAAAEIATWRAGLTPIGEASDDELFDETAQMLPMISRIFALHLSITGGTGIGLDALRRTAGRHGEDLMVLLGGLGDVDSAVPSDALWDLGRLVRGDPRLTAHFDEGLDGLETRLLGDAAAVDFLAAFNGFLARHGARGPNEWEMGCDVWGTKPALPLALIDRIRHADNDHSPGVRGARRATDREDAVAAARRRVRRHERWLFDRGLRCTVVRTRGRERCKTILVEAIHEGRLRLRELGRRLAERHPGVAHDDLFFVTLDEAPAYRAEPEAFVDVVSARRAIRNQLEALEPPFSFTGRLPPTDTWRRRADATTVEVLAPGTILTGTGGSPGVARGRARVVTDPSDPGDLGPGDVLVAPLTDPSWTPLFVPVEAVVVDVGGQMSHAVIVSRELGLPCVVAATGATTAILDGTLIEVDGAAGTIRILGDD